A genomic region of Pyrus communis chromosome 14, drPyrComm1.1, whole genome shotgun sequence contains the following coding sequences:
- the LOC137714468 gene encoding zinc transporter 11-like, with translation MSPYFLKWNEGFLVLGTQFAGGIFLGTALMHFQSTPPAQATEEDSSGTPLTRDLANVSVRISVNEFVEVFLLVRNFAPTASINHLLSRGYTAHKAISVDTPHSKFLAVLFGIVVVSVVTIWDT, from the exons ATGTCGCCCTACTTCTTAAAGTGGAATGAGGGGTTTCTGGTTCTAGGCACACAGTTTGCTGGTGGTATATTTCTGGGAACAGCTCTCATGCACTTTCAGA GTACCCCACCCGCACAAGCTACGGAGGAAGATAGTTCGGGGACGCCTCTTACAAGGGATTTGGCGAATGTGAGCGTGAGGATTTCAGTCAACGAATTTGTGGAGGTATTTCTTCTCGTAAGAAATTTTGCTCCAACAGCATCCATAAACCATCTGCTATCAAGGGGTTACACAGCTCACAAGGCAATCTCTGTTGACACACCCCATTCCAAGTTTCTGGCTGTGCTGTTTGGAATTGTAGTAGTATCGGTTGTCACGATCTGGGACACTTGA
- the LOC137715344 gene encoding uncharacterized protein, whose product MAGIAIILDLLRKKPSPSTVQALHSAGYFSAKAAASAAAASVAAGAPYAYKALFGNFRVPVAHCDAGTAWSEDYVSNIRSSSQRIFQSDSHNYSTKEYKIELKPLFSAFELRTLTMTTLRSFLMFFLPLLEPRTNLEEDDDDFLPDTEEKQPIDYVVPLKKSVVQIIRETSVVTTRRILERICVHYVSERMAWKLLKDVPKSAMRKAGRRLPTLVFFCSVSKTTFRGHFLGVAASWLIQVGIDVYRYISCTIKSREEVDDIDTAEQVKILGKKVTVTTIRCGASLVFASIGAGIGASLIRPSSGQWIGCLLGDLAGPLIVTACLGRVYHGEL is encoded by the exons ATGGCGGGAATAGCAATAATCCTAGATCTGTTGCGGAAAAAACCAAGTCCCAGTACAGTCCAAGCATTACACTCTGCTGGGTATTTTTCGGCCAAAGCCGCCGCTTCTGCCGCTGCTGCGTCTGTCGCCGCCGGTGCTCCTTATGCTTATAAGGCATTATTcgg TAATTTCAGGGTGCCGGTTGCCCATTGTGATGCTGGAACAGCATGGTCTGAAGATTATGTTTCTAATATACGAAGTTCATCTCAACGAATCTTTCAGAGTGACTCTCATAATTACAGTACCAAGGAATACAAAATTGAGTTAAAGCCTCTATTCTCAGCTTTTGAATTGAGGACTCTAACTATGACAACCTTGAGGTCATTTTTAATGTTCTTTTTACCTCTTTTGGAGCCTCGTACAAACTTGGAAGAGGATGATGATGACTTCCTGCCGGACACTGAAGAAAAGCAACCTATAGATTATGTTGTTCCTCTAAAAAAATCAGTAGTGCAGATTATTCGTGAG ACTTCTGTTGTAACCACTAGACGGATTCTGGAACGAATTTGTGTCCATTATGTATCAGAGAGAATGGCATGGAAACTTCTCAAAG ATGTTCCTAAGTCTGCCATGCGGAAAGCTGGAAGAAGATTGCCTACTTTAGTTTTCTTCTGTAGTGTTAGCAAAACAACTTTCAGAG GGCACTTTCTAGGTGTGGCAGCGTCATGGCTCATCCAAGTTGGCATTGATGTCTACCGATATATTTCTTGTACAATAAAGTCTAGAGAAGAAGTTGATGACATCGATACGGCAGAACAAGTTAAGATTCTTGGGAAGAAGGTTACAGTTACTACCATCAGGTGTGGTGCATCACTAGTTTTTGCTTCCATTGGGGCCGGTATTGGTGCCTCCCTTATCCGCCCTTCATCTGGCCAGTGGATTG GCTGTCTTTTGGGGGATTTGGCAGGGCCTTTAATTGTAACAGCTTGCCTTGGGAGAGTTTACCATGGAGAACTTTGA